The proteins below are encoded in one region of Bosea sp. BIWAKO-01:
- a CDS encoding L,D-transpeptidase — MRVSGRKQTIAGTCLGLAALALGAVATLPGSAFAAPKAGETETLDIGDEPGRISGEETVVADGPYARQAVLFRSSEPPGTVVIHTSERFLYVVQGNNRALRYGIGVGREGFQWSGLVKISRKAEWPDWRPPPEMIARQPYLPRFMAGGPGNPMGARALYLGSTVFRVHGTNQPETIGQSISSGCFRLANGDIIDLYERVPLNTKVVVRHGASL, encoded by the coding sequence ATGCGGGTAAGCGGACGGAAGCAGACAATCGCTGGAACCTGCCTCGGCCTTGCGGCTCTGGCTTTGGGTGCTGTCGCGACACTGCCCGGCAGCGCATTCGCGGCCCCCAAGGCCGGCGAGACGGAAACCCTCGACATCGGTGACGAACCGGGGCGCATCTCGGGTGAGGAAACCGTTGTCGCCGACGGCCCCTACGCGCGGCAGGCCGTGCTGTTCCGCTCCAGCGAGCCGCCGGGAACCGTGGTGATCCATACCTCGGAACGCTTCCTCTATGTCGTCCAGGGCAATAACCGCGCTCTGCGCTACGGCATCGGTGTCGGCCGCGAAGGCTTCCAATGGTCGGGCCTGGTCAAGATCAGCCGCAAGGCGGAATGGCCGGACTGGCGCCCGCCGCCGGAGATGATCGCGCGCCAGCCTTATCTGCCGCGTTTCATGGCCGGCGGTCCGGGGAACCCGATGGGAGCGCGAGCGCTCTATCTCGGTTCGACGGTTTTCCGGGTCCATGGCACCAACCAGCCTGAGACCATCGGCCAATCCATCTCGTCCGGCTGCTTCCGCCTCGCCAATGGTGACATCATCGACCTGTATGAGCGCGTCCCGCTCAACACCAAGGTCGTCGTCCGGCACGGCGCAAGTCTCTGA
- a CDS encoding ABC transporter ATP-binding protein, with amino-acid sequence MPLLEVENLSVEFPTSTGVMRAVDGVSLSLEEGEILGVVGESGSGKSVTMLALMGLVAYPGRIKADRLAFAGRDLLKISDRERRKLTGKDVAMIFQEPSTSLNPCFTIGFQLAETLKAHEGMDSKAARRRSIELLEQVGIPAPESRLKAFPHQLSGGMNQRVMIAMAIACNPRLLIADEPTTALDVTIQAQILDLLMSLQKERGMALVLITHNMGVVAETAQRIMVMYAGQVMEERNVASLFAAPQHPYSAALLAALPERSEGEHRLATIPGMVPGPHDRPQGCLFSPRCAYATDHSRLVRPDLRPWQGGQIRCHYPLGDPEREKARAAGGVHPVTVESTS; translated from the coding sequence ATGCCGCTGCTCGAAGTTGAGAATCTGAGTGTCGAATTCCCGACCTCTACGGGGGTGATGCGGGCGGTCGACGGTGTCAGCCTGTCGCTCGAGGAAGGAGAGATCCTCGGAGTCGTCGGCGAATCCGGTTCAGGCAAGAGCGTCACCATGCTCGCGCTGATGGGACTTGTCGCATATCCCGGCCGGATCAAGGCCGACCGCCTCGCCTTTGCCGGGCGCGACCTGCTCAAGATCTCCGATCGGGAGCGCCGGAAGCTCACCGGCAAGGATGTGGCGATGATCTTCCAGGAGCCGAGCACCAGCCTCAATCCCTGCTTCACCATCGGCTTCCAACTGGCCGAGACACTGAAGGCGCATGAGGGGATGGATAGCAAGGCGGCGCGCAGGCGCAGCATCGAGCTGCTCGAACAGGTTGGAATCCCCGCGCCGGAAAGCCGGCTCAAGGCCTTCCCGCATCAATTGTCCGGCGGCATGAACCAGCGCGTCATGATTGCCATGGCGATCGCGTGCAATCCCCGGCTGCTGATCGCCGACGAGCCGACGACGGCGCTCGACGTCACCATCCAGGCGCAGATACTCGATCTGCTGATGTCGCTGCAGAAGGAGCGCGGCATGGCGCTCGTCCTGATCACCCATAATATGGGTGTGGTCGCGGAGACTGCGCAGCGCATCATGGTGATGTATGCCGGGCAGGTGATGGAGGAGCGCAATGTGGCGTCCCTCTTCGCTGCTCCCCAGCATCCCTATTCCGCAGCACTTCTTGCCGCCCTGCCGGAGCGCAGTGAAGGCGAGCACCGGCTCGCCACTATCCCCGGCATGGTTCCCGGCCCGCATGACCGCCCGCAGGGGTGCCTGTTCAGCCCGCGCTGCGCCTATGCCACCGATCATTCGCGCCTTGTGCGTCCCGATCTCCGGCCCTGGCAGGGAGGGCAGATCCGCTGCCACTACCCGCTCGGCGATCCGGAGCGGGAGAAGGCCAGAGCGGCGGGCGGCGTTCACCCCGTGACGGTGGAGAGCACATCGTGA
- a CDS encoding ABC transporter substrate-binding protein: MKIRHIAAAAAVALALQAGAVAAQTLVVCSEASPDFLNPQFSSQNTAYDVAAQIYDRLVATERGGSQIIPSLAESWAISEDGLTYTFKLRSGVKWHANKAFTPTRGLTADDVVFSFQRMFDENHPYHKVGSTNYQFFNEIVRPSLKAIEKVDNQTVRLVLTRPYAPLLSALSVEPMSILSAEYGDAMLKAGTPEQVNQVPIGTGPFSLLAYQKDATIRFRAVPDHWTKTAGNPDRVALVNDLIFVITPDAAVRFAKVKSGECQIARYPNPGDLPAMRADPNLTMLSGSIADQSFLAFNQQKKPFDDKRVREALVYATNIPAIIDAVYQGTGKQTAAIVPPSLWSHHEGLQPRPYDPEKAKALLAEAGLPNGFKTTLWAIPVVRAYMPNGRRAAELIQADWAKIGVQAEIQSFEWGEYLKRGRAGDHEVGMFGYTWDYPDPSQILLSGWHCDGVKSGANRARWCNQEFSDLLTKANTITDQGERTKMFRRMQEIFQEDVGGLLFANAQAFTPVRKEVKDYKIHFFGGQPFTGVSLAK, from the coding sequence ATGAAGATTAGACATATTGCAGCGGCGGCTGCCGTTGCGTTAGCTTTACAGGCTGGCGCGGTCGCGGCTCAAACGCTCGTCGTCTGCTCCGAGGCGAGCCCCGACTTCCTCAATCCGCAGTTCTCCTCGCAGAACACGGCTTATGACGTGGCGGCCCAGATCTATGATCGCCTGGTCGCCACCGAACGCGGCGGTTCCCAGATCATTCCGAGCCTGGCCGAATCCTGGGCCATTTCCGAGGATGGACTGACCTATACGTTCAAGCTGCGCAGCGGGGTGAAATGGCACGCGAACAAGGCGTTCACACCGACACGCGGCCTTACTGCCGATGACGTGGTCTTTTCGTTCCAGCGCATGTTCGATGAGAACCATCCCTACCATAAGGTCGGCAGCACCAATTATCAGTTCTTCAACGAAATCGTCCGGCCCAGCCTGAAGGCGATCGAGAAGGTCGATAACCAGACCGTCCGGCTTGTCCTGACACGGCCCTATGCACCCTTGCTCAGCGCGCTTTCGGTCGAGCCCATGTCGATCCTGTCGGCGGAGTATGGCGATGCGATGCTGAAGGCGGGCACGCCCGAGCAGGTCAACCAGGTGCCGATCGGTACCGGCCCATTCTCCTTGCTGGCCTACCAGAAGGACGCCACGATCCGCTTTCGCGCGGTGCCCGACCACTGGACCAAGACAGCGGGCAACCCGGATCGCGTGGCCCTGGTCAACGACCTGATCTTCGTGATCACGCCGGACGCTGCGGTGCGGTTCGCCAAGGTGAAATCGGGCGAATGCCAGATTGCGCGCTATCCGAATCCTGGCGACCTGCCGGCGATGCGGGCTGACCCCAATCTGACGATGCTTTCCGGCAGCATTGCCGATCAAAGTTTCCTCGCCTTCAACCAGCAGAAGAAGCCCTTCGACGACAAGCGGGTGCGCGAGGCGCTGGTCTATGCGACCAACATCCCCGCGATCATCGATGCGGTCTATCAGGGCACCGGCAAGCAGACGGCCGCGATCGTCCCGCCATCACTCTGGTCGCATCATGAAGGCCTGCAGCCGCGCCCCTATGATCCCGAGAAGGCCAAGGCCCTGCTCGCGGAGGCCGGCCTGCCGAATGGCTTCAAGACCACGCTCTGGGCCATTCCTGTCGTCCGCGCCTATATGCCGAACGGACGCCGTGCGGCCGAGCTGATCCAGGCCGACTGGGCGAAGATCGGCGTCCAGGCTGAGATCCAGAGCTTCGAGTGGGGCGAGTATCTCAAGCGCGGCCGCGCCGGCGACCATGAGGTCGGCATGTTCGGCTACACCTGGGACTATCCGGATCCGAGCCAGATCCTGCTGTCGGGCTGGCATTGCGATGGCGTGAAATCCGGCGCCAACCGGGCACGTTGGTGCAACCAGGAATTCTCCGACCTCCTGACCAAGGCCAACACGATCACGGATCAGGGTGAGCGCACCAAGATGTTCCGGCGCATGCAGGAGATTTTCCAGGAAGATGTCGGAGGCCTGCTCTTTGCCAACGCGCAGGCTTTCACGCCGGTGCGCAAGGAAGTGAAAGACTACAAGATCCATTTCTTCGGCGGCCAGCCCTTTACCGGTGTATCGCTGGCAAAATGA
- a CDS encoding peroxiredoxin — MSLQIGSTAPDFEAETTEGRMRFHDWIGDSWCVLFSHPKDFTPVCTTELGYMAKIKPEFDRRNVKIIGFSVDPVGNHARWADDIGETQGHRPNYPMIGDPELEISKLYGMLPASTPGTSDGRTPADNQTVRNVFVIGPDKKIKLILVYPMTTGRNFDEVLRVIDSLQLTAKHRVATPVNWKPGEDVIIAGSVSNDEAKQLYPGGWKEPKPYIRIVPQPGG; from the coding sequence ATGTCGCTTCAGATCGGCAGTACGGCACCGGATTTCGAGGCTGAAACGACGGAAGGGCGTATGCGCTTCCACGACTGGATTGGAGATTCGTGGTGCGTGCTCTTCTCCCATCCAAAGGATTTCACGCCGGTCTGCACGACCGAACTCGGCTACATGGCCAAGATCAAGCCCGAGTTCGACCGGCGCAACGTCAAGATCATCGGCTTCAGCGTCGACCCGGTCGGGAACCATGCACGCTGGGCGGATGACATCGGGGAAACACAGGGCCACAGGCCGAATTACCCAATGATCGGCGATCCAGAACTGGAGATCTCGAAGCTCTACGGCATGCTTCCCGCCAGCACGCCTGGTACCTCGGACGGCAGGACGCCGGCGGATAACCAGACGGTGCGCAATGTCTTCGTCATCGGGCCGGACAAGAAGATCAAGCTGATCCTGGTCTATCCGATGACGACCGGGCGCAATTTCGACGAGGTTCTGCGTGTCATCGATTCACTCCAGCTGACGGCGAAGCACCGGGTCGCGACCCCCGTCAACTGGAAGCCGGGCGAGGACGTCATCATTGCCGGCTCGGTGTCGAACGATGAAGCAAAGCAGCTCTATCCGGGAGGCTGGAAGGAGCCCAAGCCCTATATCCGGATCGTGCCCCAGCCTGGCGGGTGA
- a CDS encoding amino acid ABC transporter substrate-binding protein: protein MLNAAKTYIRSTLACFAAVTLWAAAQPAAAGTLDTVKQRGSLQCGVSEGLIGFSEKDAQGAWSGFDVDFCRAAAAAIFDDPTKVSFVPLSASQRFEALRAGQVDLLSRNSSWTLGREAELGLSFAGVTYHDGQGFMIMKSLTATSALELDRTKICVEAGTTTQLNLSDFLRSNSITYEERAFPTAAAALAAFQSGDCNVLTRDQSALYAERLKLPRPADAVILPDVISKEPLGPVTRSDDFAWFTFVKWVNFALVNAEELGITSTNTAEALASTKPDVRRFVGAEGGFGKMLGIDNAWAIRAVKAVGNYSELYERNLGVKSRLGIPRGLNQLWSMGGILYAPPLR, encoded by the coding sequence ATGCTGAACGCGGCCAAAACCTATATTCGCAGCACGCTTGCCTGTTTCGCGGCCGTCACTCTCTGGGCAGCCGCACAGCCGGCCGCAGCGGGAACGCTCGACACGGTCAAGCAGCGCGGCAGTCTGCAATGCGGTGTCAGCGAAGGCCTGATCGGCTTCTCCGAGAAGGATGCGCAAGGCGCGTGGTCGGGGTTCGATGTCGATTTCTGCCGAGCCGCAGCGGCAGCGATCTTCGATGATCCGACCAAGGTCAGCTTCGTGCCGCTCTCGGCGAGCCAGCGCTTCGAGGCGCTGCGTGCCGGGCAGGTCGACCTGCTCTCGCGCAACTCCAGCTGGACCCTGGGGCGCGAGGCCGAGCTCGGCCTGTCCTTCGCCGGCGTGACCTATCATGACGGCCAGGGCTTCATGATCATGAAGTCGCTGACGGCGACCTCGGCACTCGAACTCGACCGCACCAAGATCTGCGTCGAAGCCGGCACGACCACGCAGCTCAACCTCTCCGACTTCCTGCGCTCGAACTCGATAACCTATGAAGAGCGTGCCTTCCCGACGGCTGCCGCGGCTCTGGCTGCCTTCCAGTCCGGCGACTGCAACGTGCTGACGCGCGACCAGTCGGCGCTCTATGCCGAACGCCTGAAACTCCCTCGCCCGGCCGACGCCGTCATCCTGCCCGACGTGATCTCGAAGGAGCCGCTCGGCCCGGTGACCCGTAGCGACGATTTTGCTTGGTTCACCTTCGTCAAATGGGTGAACTTTGCTCTTGTGAACGCCGAGGAGCTCGGCATCACCTCAACCAACACCGCCGAGGCCCTGGCCTCCACCAAGCCTGACGTCCGTCGCTTCGTCGGTGCCGAGGGCGGTTTCGGCAAGATGCTGGGGATCGACAACGCCTGGGCCATTCGGGCAGTGAAGGCTGTCGGCAATTACTCGGAACTCTACGAGCGCAACCTGGGTGTGAAATCCCGCCTCGGCATCCCGCGCGGTTTGAACCAGCTCTGGAGCATGGGCGGAATCCTCTACGCCCCTCCCCTGCGCTAG
- a CDS encoding M55 family metallopeptidase, protein MRIYISADIEGIAGVVTREHTRPEGFEYQSARIWMTDSVTAAANAAFAAGASEVVISDSHGNAQNLLLDRLPKAVQVVRSWPRPLSMMQGMEAGEYAGALFIGYHAGATNPDGILAHTFRSACLREVRVNGISAPEAMINAAIAGHFGTPVLLVSGDDVCIGETRALLPDIEAVTVKWAHSRLSARTLMPEASYELIAEGVQRAIARRAGIVPYRLPGPITLELSFLYRQPVEYLIMLKGIERLDAFTVRYVADDILDLQRFLVFALGYSSNLQ, encoded by the coding sequence ATGCGGATCTATATTTCGGCGGATATCGAGGGCATCGCCGGTGTCGTGACGCGCGAGCACACGCGCCCCGAGGGGTTTGAGTATCAGTCGGCCCGTATCTGGATGACCGACAGCGTCACCGCCGCCGCCAACGCCGCCTTCGCGGCCGGGGCGAGCGAGGTCGTGATCAGCGACAGCCATGGCAACGCGCAGAACCTGCTGCTGGACCGCCTGCCCAAGGCGGTCCAGGTCGTTCGATCCTGGCCGCGCCCGCTCTCGATGATGCAGGGCATGGAGGCAGGCGAATATGCCGGCGCGCTTTTCATCGGCTATCACGCCGGGGCCACCAATCCGGACGGCATCCTGGCGCACACGTTTCGCAGCGCTTGCCTGCGCGAGGTCCGCGTCAATGGCATCTCGGCCCCGGAAGCGATGATCAATGCCGCGATCGCCGGGCATTTCGGCACACCCGTGCTGCTGGTCAGCGGCGATGATGTCTGCATCGGGGAGACCAGGGCGCTCCTGCCCGATATTGAGGCCGTCACGGTCAAATGGGCGCATAGCCGCCTCTCGGCGCGCACATTGATGCCGGAGGCCTCCTACGAGCTGATTGCCGAGGGCGTGCAGCGCGCCATCGCACGCCGGGCGGGGATCGTCCCCTATCGCCTGCCGGGCCCGATCACGCTGGAACTCAGCTTCCTCTATCGGCAGCCGGTCGAGTACCTCATCATGCTCAAGGGCATCGAGCGCCTCGACGCGTTCACGGTGCGCTACGTCGCCGACGATATCCTCGATTTGCAGCGTTTCCTGGTCTTCGCATTAGGATATAGTTCTAATTTGCAATAG
- a CDS encoding ABC transporter permease subunit, producing MLRFILTRVSLVIPTFIGITLLAFFLIRLVPGDPIETMAGERGIDPARHELLRKEFGFDKPVLTQYGIYISRVLQGDLGKSIVTRESVISEFSALFPATIELALCAIFLALAIGLPAGILAAVKRNSIFDHGVMGLSLTGYSMPIFWWGLLLILLFSVQLGITPVSGRIAVQYYIEPVTGFLTIDSLLAGDFGAFKSALSHLVLPAIVLGTVPLAVIARMTRSAMLEVLGEDYIRTARAKGMAPLRVIALHALRNALIPVVTVIGLQVGVLFTGAILTETIFSWPGVGKWLIEAISRRDYPVLQGGTLLIGVVVMSVNLLVDLLYGLINPRIRHAR from the coding sequence ATGCTGCGTTTCATCCTGACCCGCGTCAGCCTGGTGATTCCGACCTTCATCGGCATCACGCTGCTCGCCTTTTTCCTGATCCGGCTGGTCCCGGGCGATCCAATCGAGACCATGGCCGGCGAGCGTGGCATCGATCCGGCCCGCCACGAGCTTCTGCGCAAGGAGTTCGGCTTCGACAAGCCGGTTCTGACGCAATACGGGATCTATATCAGTCGCGTCCTGCAGGGTGATCTCGGCAAGTCGATCGTGACACGCGAAAGCGTCATCTCGGAATTCTCGGCGCTGTTCCCGGCGACGATCGAGCTTGCGCTATGCGCGATCTTCCTGGCGCTGGCGATCGGCCTGCCGGCTGGCATCCTGGCTGCGGTCAAACGCAACTCGATCTTCGATCACGGCGTCATGGGGCTGTCCCTGACCGGCTATTCCATGCCGATTTTCTGGTGGGGCCTGCTGCTGATCCTGCTGTTCTCCGTGCAGCTCGGTATCACGCCGGTCTCCGGCCGTATCGCGGTGCAGTACTATATCGAGCCGGTAACCGGCTTCCTGACGATCGACAGCCTGCTGGCGGGCGATTTCGGCGCCTTCAAGTCGGCGCTGTCGCATCTCGTCCTGCCGGCGATCGTCCTGGGTACGGTCCCGCTTGCGGTCATTGCCCGGATGACGCGCTCGGCCATGCTTGAAGTGCTCGGCGAGGACTATATCCGCACGGCGCGCGCCAAGGGCATGGCGCCTCTCAGGGTCATTGCGCTGCACGCGCTGCGCAATGCGCTCATTCCGGTGGTGACGGTCATCGGCCTGCAGGTCGGCGTGCTGTTTACCGGCGCGATCCTGACCGAGACGATCTTCTCCTGGCCGGGGGTCGGCAAATGGCTGATCGAGGCGATCAGCCGGCGCGACTATCCGGTCCTGCAGGGGGGCACCCTGTTGATCGGCGTCGTCGTGATGAGCGTCAACCTCCTGGTCGATCTGCTCTACGGCCTGATCAATCCACGCATCAGACATGCGCGCTGA
- a CDS encoding peptide ABC transporter ATP-binding protein has protein sequence MSTPIVTARELTQVYSVNRGFLRAPAQLQAVTGVSFSVEAGKTLAVVGESGCGKSTLARMATLIEKPTSGALMLDGLDAVTPPSGEAKRLRRTVQLVFQNPYGSLNPRKKIGAILEEPLLINTSLTKAERTERARAMMAKVGLRPEHYNRYPHQFSGGQRQRIAIARALILSPKLLVADEPVSALDVSIQAQVLNLLADLQDELKLAYLFISHDLGVVRHIAHDVMVMYLGHAIEHGPKHAIFARPLHPYTQALLASTPSVAAGKRERIVLRGELPSPLDPPKGCVFSTRCPYVTDRCRAERPVARKLDERLVACHYAERFLAEAA, from the coding sequence GTGAGCACTCCCATCGTCACAGCGCGCGAGCTGACACAGGTCTATTCGGTCAATCGCGGCTTCCTCCGCGCGCCGGCCCAGCTGCAGGCGGTCACCGGCGTGTCCTTCTCCGTGGAAGCCGGCAAGACGCTCGCCGTGGTCGGCGAGTCCGGTTGCGGGAAGTCGACGCTCGCCCGCATGGCAACGCTGATCGAGAAGCCGACTTCGGGCGCGTTGATGCTCGACGGGCTTGACGCCGTTACGCCTCCCTCGGGCGAAGCCAAGCGCCTGCGGCGAACCGTGCAACTCGTCTTCCAGAACCCCTATGGCTCGTTGAACCCGCGCAAGAAGATCGGCGCGATCCTGGAAGAACCGCTCCTGATCAATACCTCGCTGACGAAGGCGGAGCGGACGGAGCGGGCGCGCGCGATGATGGCCAAGGTCGGCCTGCGCCCGGAGCATTACAACCGGTATCCGCACCAGTTCTCGGGAGGGCAGCGCCAGCGCATCGCGATCGCGCGCGCGCTCATCCTGTCGCCGAAGCTGCTGGTGGCCGACGAGCCGGTCTCGGCGCTCGACGTCTCGATCCAGGCCCAGGTGCTCAATCTGCTGGCCGACCTTCAGGATGAGCTCAAGCTCGCCTATCTGTTCATTTCGCATGATCTCGGCGTCGTGCGTCACATCGCGCATGACGTGATGGTCATGTATCTCGGCCACGCCATCGAGCATGGTCCGAAGCACGCGATCTTCGCCCGGCCGTTGCATCCCTATACACAGGCGCTGCTGGCCTCGACGCCAAGCGTGGCGGCAGGAAAGCGCGAACGCATCGTGCTGCGCGGCGAGCTGCCGTCGCCGCTCGATCCGCCGAAGGGCTGCGTGTTCTCGACCCGCTGCCCCTATGTGACCGATCGCTGCCGCGCCGAGCGCCCGGTGGCGCGTAAGCTGGACGAGCGGCTTGTCGCTTGCCATTACGCGGAACGCTTTCTGGCCGAGGCGGCCTGA
- a CDS encoding ABC transporter permease subunit: MTAETLEAPSAAVPPGTPPHPLREFWSYFSANRGAVAGLVVIVAVLLMAVFADVLSPHSPYLTNNAVFLKPPFWQEGGSLAYPLGTDAIGRDILSRLLHGARLSLVIGIVVVAIAMAAGIVLGLVAGFFKGITEIVIMRLMDIVLTMPSLLLAIVIVAILGPGLMNAMLAVAIVVLPHYVRITRAAVIAETSKDYVIAARVSGAGTLRLMFKEVLPNCAAPLIVQATLGVSTAILDAAALGFLGLGAQPPTPEWGTMLADAREFVLRAWWVVTLPGLMILITVLAFNLLGDGLRDALDPKLKR; the protein is encoded by the coding sequence ATGACCGCCGAAACGCTTGAAGCACCCTCCGCTGCCGTGCCGCCTGGCACGCCGCCGCATCCGTTGCGCGAATTCTGGAGCTATTTCAGCGCCAATCGCGGCGCGGTTGCCGGACTCGTCGTCATCGTCGCCGTGTTGCTGATGGCGGTGTTCGCCGATGTCCTCTCGCCGCATTCGCCCTATCTCACCAACAATGCCGTCTTCCTCAAGCCACCCTTCTGGCAGGAGGGTGGCTCGCTGGCCTATCCGCTCGGCACCGACGCGATCGGCCGCGATATCCTGTCCCGACTGCTTCACGGCGCCCGTCTCTCGCTGGTGATCGGCATCGTGGTCGTTGCCATCGCCATGGCGGCAGGCATCGTGCTCGGCCTGGTTGCCGGCTTCTTCAAGGGCATCACCGAAATCGTCATCATGCGGCTGATGGACATCGTCCTGACGATGCCGAGCCTGCTGCTCGCTATCGTCATCGTCGCGATCCTGGGGCCGGGCCTGATGAACGCGATGCTGGCGGTCGCCATCGTGGTGCTGCCGCATTATGTCCGCATCACGCGCGCGGCGGTGATCGCCGAAACCTCCAAGGACTATGTCATCGCAGCCCGCGTCAGCGGTGCCGGCACGCTGCGCCTGATGTTCAAGGAAGTGCTGCCGAATTGCGCCGCCCCCCTGATCGTCCAGGCGACGCTCGGCGTCTCCACCGCGATCCTCGATGCGGCGGCGCTCGGCTTCCTTGGCCTTGGTGCCCAGCCGCCGACGCCCGAATGGGGCACGATGCTGGCCGATGCGCGTGAATTCGTGCTGCGCGCCTGGTGGGTCGTCACCCTGCCGGGCCTGATGATCCTGATCACCGTGCTGGCGTTCAACCTGCTTGGTGACGGCCTTCGCGATGCCCTCGATCCCAAACTGAAGCGCTGA
- a CDS encoding ABC transporter substrate-binding protein: MKKILFATLSAAALMAAGPLSAKTLIYCSEGSPENFAPSINTTGTSFDANTQIYDTIVQFERGGTKVLPALAEKWTVSDDGLVYTFNLRKGVKWHNTRAFKPTRDFNADDFIFMIDRQWKEDNPYYKVTSSNHSYFNDMGMPKLLKSVEKVDDYTVKITLNNPEAPFLSDLAMQYASIQSKEYADAMLKAGTPEKIDQDPIGTGPFSLVQYQKDAIIRYKAFPEYWAGKAKIDDLIFAITPDASVRWAKLQKGECHVMPYPNPADLDAMKKDANVQILEQPGLNIGYLAYNTTKKPFDDVKVRHAVNMAINKKAIIDAVYLSSGIAAINPIPPSMWSYNETIKDDPFDPEAAKKALAEAGYPNGFEMDLWAMPVQRPYNPNAKRIAELMQADLAKVGIKAEIKTFEWGEYRKRLQAGEHQAGMFGWTGDNGDPDNFLHTLLGCDASKNNGGNVAKFCYQPFEDLVQKAKKITDTAQRTELYRQAQVIFKEQSPWFTIAHAVQLKPVRKEVKDFRLSPFSRHTFYGVDIN; the protein is encoded by the coding sequence ATGAAAAAAATCCTGTTCGCCACGCTGTCGGCGGCTGCCCTGATGGCGGCGGGGCCGCTGTCAGCCAAGACTTTGATCTATTGTTCGGAAGGCAGCCCCGAGAATTTCGCTCCGAGCATCAACACGACCGGTACGTCGTTCGATGCCAATACCCAGATCTACGACACCATCGTCCAGTTCGAACGCGGCGGGACCAAGGTCCTTCCCGCTCTGGCCGAGAAATGGACGGTTTCGGACGATGGGTTGGTCTATACATTCAACCTGCGCAAGGGTGTGAAGTGGCACAATACACGCGCCTTCAAGCCGACACGCGACTTCAACGCCGACGACTTCATCTTCATGATCGACCGGCAGTGGAAGGAAGACAATCCCTATTACAAGGTCACCAGCTCGAACCATTCCTATTTCAACGACATGGGCATGCCCAAGTTGCTGAAGTCGGTCGAGAAGGTCGATGATTACACCGTCAAGATCACGCTGAATAATCCCGAGGCGCCATTCCTGTCAGATCTTGCGATGCAGTATGCCAGCATCCAGTCCAAGGAATATGCCGATGCGATGCTGAAGGCCGGTACTCCCGAGAAGATCGATCAGGACCCGATCGGAACCGGGCCGTTCTCCCTGGTGCAGTATCAAAAGGACGCGATCATCCGGTACAAGGCGTTCCCGGAATACTGGGCCGGCAAGGCCAAGATCGACGACCTGATCTTCGCCATCACGCCGGATGCCTCGGTCCGCTGGGCCAAGCTCCAGAAGGGCGAATGCCATGTCATGCCCTATCCGAACCCGGCCGATCTGGACGCGATGAAGAAGGACGCCAATGTCCAGATCCTGGAGCAGCCGGGCCTGAACATCGGCTATCTCGCCTATAACACCACCAAGAAGCCGTTCGACGACGTCAAGGTGCGCCATGCCGTCAACATGGCAATCAACAAGAAGGCGATCATCGACGCCGTCTATCTGAGCAGTGGCATCGCAGCGATCAATCCGATTCCGCCGTCGATGTGGTCCTACAACGAGACGATCAAGGACGACCCCTTCGATCCCGAGGCAGCCAAGAAGGCGCTTGCCGAGGCGGGCTATCCGAACGGCTTCGAGATGGACCTCTGGGCCATGCCGGTGCAGCGGCCGTACAACCCCAACGCCAAGCGCATCGCGGAGCTGATGCAGGCAGATCTCGCCAAGGTCGGCATCAAGGCCGAGATCAAGACCTTCGAGTGGGGCGAGTACCGCAAGCGTCTGCAGGCGGGCGAGCACCAGGCCGGCATGTTCGGCTGGACCGGCGACAATGGCGATCCGGACAACTTCCTGCACACGCTGCTGGGTTGCGATGCTTCGAAGAACAATGGCGGCAATGTCGCGAAGTTCTGCTACCAGCCCTTCGAGGACCTCGTGCAGAAGGCCAAGAAGATCACCGATACGGCGCAGCGCACCGAGCTCTATCGTCAGGCCCAGGTGATCTTCAAGGAGCAGTCACCCTGGTTCACCATCGCGCATGCGGTGCAACTGAAGCCTGTCCGCAAGGAAGTGAAGGACTTCAGGCTGTCCCCGTTCAGCAGGCATACCTTCTATGGCGTTGACATCAATTGA